One window from the genome of Paenibacillus azoreducens encodes:
- the motA gene encoding flagellar motor stator protein MotA, whose amino-acid sequence MEISTLIGLILGVVAVLVGMFLKGAPLISLLTPAAYVIILVGTAATLFIGFPMSELKKFPKLLKMVFVKQKLVERRELISMFMEWASITRREGLLALETKVEEIDDDFLRNGMRMIIDGNDQDFVRDVLMEDIAATEERHRAGALIFSQAGMYAPSLGVLGAVVGLIAALTKMENMGELAHAIGAAFIATLLGIFTGYVLWHPISNKLKRLSKKEIELKLMMIEGLLSIQSGVSTIAISQKLSVFLTPSERAQMNEKEAVAGEQKD is encoded by the coding sequence ATGGAAATTTCAACACTTATCGGCCTAATTCTTGGTGTGGTCGCAGTCCTTGTCGGTATGTTTCTCAAAGGGGCGCCTTTAATCTCTCTTCTCACCCCCGCGGCTTACGTCATTATTCTCGTGGGGACCGCTGCAACATTGTTTATTGGTTTCCCCATGTCAGAGCTCAAGAAGTTTCCGAAGCTGCTGAAAATGGTATTTGTGAAGCAGAAATTAGTGGAACGCCGTGAACTGATCTCCATGTTTATGGAATGGGCGTCCATTACCCGCCGTGAAGGCCTGCTCGCTTTGGAAACCAAAGTAGAAGAGATTGATGACGACTTTCTCCGCAACGGCATGCGGATGATTATCGACGGCAACGACCAGGATTTTGTACGTGATGTTTTAATGGAAGATATCGCGGCTACGGAGGAACGGCACCGCGCAGGTGCATTGATCTTCTCCCAAGCCGGCATGTACGCTCCTTCGCTCGGGGTACTCGGCGCCGTTGTCGGTCTGATCGCCGCCCTGACGAAGATGGAGAACATGGGAGAGCTAGCACATGCCATCGGTGCGGCATTTATCGCGACCCTCCTAGGTATTTTCACAGGTTATGTGCTGTGGCATCCGATCTCAAACAAATTGAAGCGCTTGTCCAAAAAGGAAATTGAGCTGAAGCTCATGATGATCGAAGGACTCTTGTCCATTCAATCCGGCGTTTCCACGATAGCGATCAGCCAGAAGCTTTCTGTTTTTCTGACCCCTTCCGAGCGTGCTCAAATGAATGAGAAGGAGGCTGTTGCAGGTGAGCAAAAAGACTAG
- the motB gene encoding flagellar motor protein MotB: MSKKTRREHHEEHADESWLLPYADLLTLLLALFIVMYAMSTIDNKKFEEMSKAFNTALSTGNGVLSFNSEVKTEKSSSKNSDNTLPTSSDKKKQRELLAKQEQEDMEKLKKQLDQYINNNGLTNLLNTKLNQSELTISIRDNALFDIGSAVVKPESRQLAVAISNMLQQFPSYNVIVSGHTDNMPISNSEYASNWDLSSDRALHFMKILLTNPNLNPSKFTSTAYGEYHPVASNNSDVGRAKNRRVEVSIIRKYTDGGEQQLQVQNK, from the coding sequence GTGAGCAAAAAGACTAGACGTGAACATCATGAAGAACATGCGGACGAATCATGGCTCTTGCCGTACGCTGACCTTTTGACACTGCTGCTCGCTCTGTTCATCGTAATGTACGCCATGAGCACGATCGACAACAAAAAATTCGAAGAAATGAGCAAAGCCTTTAATACAGCTCTTAGTACCGGTAACGGCGTGCTCAGCTTCAACTCCGAAGTTAAGACGGAGAAAAGCTCCAGCAAAAACAGTGACAACACCCTGCCGACCAGCTCGGACAAGAAGAAACAACGGGAGCTGCTGGCGAAGCAAGAACAGGAAGATATGGAAAAGCTGAAAAAACAGCTGGATCAATATATTAACAACAATGGGCTTACGAATTTGCTGAACACGAAGCTGAATCAATCCGAGCTGACGATTTCGATCCGAGACAATGCGCTATTTGACATAGGCAGCGCAGTCGTCAAGCCTGAATCCCGTCAATTGGCTGTGGCCATCAGCAATATGCTGCAGCAATTCCCTAGCTACAATGTGATTGTTTCGGGGCATACGGATAATATGCCAATCTCGAATAGCGAATATGCCTCGAACTGGGATCTAAGCTCTGACCGTGCATTGCACTTTATGAAGATTTTGCTTACGAATCCAAATTTGAATCCGTCGAAGTTTACTTCCACTGCTTATGGAGAATATCATCCGGTTGCTTCCAACAATTCGGATGTAGGCAGGGCAAAAAACCGCCGGGTCGAAGTCTCCATCATACGGAAATATACCGATGGTGGCGAACAGCAATTGCAAGTTCAAAACAAATGA
- the rluF gene encoding 23S rRNA pseudouridine(2604) synthase RluF yields the protein MRINKFISETGFCSRREADKLVESGKVTINGVTAVLGSQAEEGDDVRIDGRPLKAKQKSHVYIALHKPVGITSTTERHIQGNVVDFVGHSERIFPIGRLDKDSEGLILMTSDGDIVNKILRSEGRHEKEYIVTVDKPVTQSFLTGMASGVKILGEMTLPCTVTRVSERVFKIILTEGKNRQIRRMCSAFGYHVRKLQRIRIMNIHLGSLPKGKWRDLTDREKEELGRLLHYQLQ from the coding sequence GTGCGGATTAATAAATTTATTAGCGAAACAGGGTTTTGCTCCCGTCGCGAAGCGGATAAGTTAGTGGAGAGCGGCAAAGTTACGATTAACGGCGTTACCGCGGTACTTGGCAGCCAGGCTGAGGAAGGGGATGATGTGCGTATTGACGGACGGCCTCTGAAAGCCAAGCAAAAAAGCCATGTGTATATTGCCTTACATAAGCCGGTAGGCATCACAAGCACGACTGAGCGCCATATTCAAGGGAACGTCGTGGACTTTGTGGGCCATTCGGAGCGGATTTTTCCAATCGGTAGATTGGACAAGGACTCGGAAGGGCTTATTCTGATGACAAGCGACGGGGATATCGTCAATAAAATTTTAAGGTCTGAAGGCAGACATGAAAAAGAGTATATCGTGACGGTAGACAAGCCCGTTACCCAATCGTTTTTGACGGGAATGGCCAGCGGAGTCAAAATATTAGGGGAGATGACCCTTCCTTGCACGGTGACTCGAGTTTCTGAGCGGGTCTTCAAAATCATTTTGACGGAAGGAAAAAACCGGCAGATTCGCAGGATGTGCAGCGCATTTGGGTATCATGTCCGCAAGCTGCAGCGTATCCGGATTATGAATATTCATTTGGGATCTTTGCCGAAGGGAAAATGGCGGGATCTGACGGATCGCGAGAAAGAGGAGCTTGGCCGTTTGCTGCATTATCAGCTGCAATAA
- a CDS encoding ATP-binding protein, with amino-acid sequence MSIKYKLTLIMSGSLLLILLIYILLSFYTTQANLKQDSENKMLDVARQVAASIEQSQYSSEYVEKQVGRLLRLASVLAAKVLPEDYHEIDNDQLKELSKEIGVTDISLLARARDDIVVVKSSNPDELGTSTRDWGYWYIALKQLFNMQRVTVSQGMYLDRFWTGPLEHSASDSDYIDKWGYYYDGRRNYMINPYIRSDAVNDYAKIFSPEAVLNKTKQVNEQILEITCINPQTFGNGNMTSMDFDSYNIQLRNRPILYGTYAYGELLRDREAVAEAIKTGSNVTFDTKVKGKKVLKSFIPIFNPDQSVYIISVVMDYKAISQVLHEQLVNYIIISVCLLFVVVLGSYVMAVYIIRPMKLVLVKVKDVTEGRFDTPLIINSKDEMGLLSSRINAMTSSLNHYTNQLKQAADENKSVKDHLESIIQQIADAIHTVDWSGRVIQVNKAFEDLYGWESHEIIGKKLEIVPDFLEEEEARNVQALRRGEQLPPTETLRLRRDGSLVEVSISTAPVKDEDGHIISFISVSRDMTERNKMEELLRRSEKLTTVGQLAAGVAHEIRNPLTTLRGFLQLQRENNSFSPQHNEIMLSELDRINLIVSEFLILAKPQATQFQVKNIRNILNDVISLLSSQAHLFGIEFKFEFEPEVYKVHCEENQMKQVFINIIKNAIEAMEEGGIITIELFRLSREEVGITISDQGIGIPSENLPKLGEPFFTSKENGTGLGLMISQGIIEGHKGMMEIFSKEGKGTRVDIVLPLAGEQNINDKGEDPGAD; translated from the coding sequence AGCGAAAATAAAATGCTTGATGTGGCCAGGCAAGTTGCAGCTTCCATCGAGCAAAGCCAATACAGCTCGGAATATGTGGAGAAACAAGTTGGTAGGCTGTTGAGGTTGGCCTCTGTCCTGGCAGCAAAGGTGCTGCCGGAGGATTATCATGAGATTGATAATGATCAGCTTAAAGAGCTAAGCAAGGAAATCGGAGTTACTGATATTTCCCTTTTGGCACGGGCCAGGGATGATATCGTTGTTGTTAAATCCTCAAACCCCGATGAATTGGGGACGTCCACCCGGGATTGGGGATATTGGTATATTGCATTAAAGCAGCTATTTAATATGCAGCGGGTTACGGTGTCCCAAGGAATGTATCTGGACAGATTTTGGACAGGGCCTTTGGAGCATTCGGCGTCGGATTCGGATTATATCGATAAATGGGGCTATTATTATGACGGCAGACGGAATTATATGATTAATCCGTATATTCGAAGCGACGCCGTCAATGATTATGCGAAGATCTTTAGTCCTGAGGCCGTTCTCAATAAAACCAAGCAAGTGAATGAGCAAATCCTGGAGATTACTTGCATCAATCCACAGACATTTGGCAATGGAAATATGACATCCATGGATTTTGACAGTTATAATATACAATTGCGTAACCGCCCGATTCTATACGGGACCTATGCGTACGGGGAATTGCTTAGGGATAGGGAAGCGGTTGCCGAGGCGATTAAGACCGGTTCGAACGTAACATTCGACACCAAGGTTAAAGGCAAGAAGGTTCTGAAAAGCTTTATTCCGATTTTTAATCCGGATCAATCGGTTTATATTATCAGTGTCGTGATGGACTACAAGGCGATCTCTCAGGTGCTTCATGAGCAACTGGTCAACTATATCATCATATCTGTCTGCTTGCTTTTCGTTGTGGTTCTCGGGAGTTATGTAATGGCGGTATACATCATCCGTCCGATGAAATTGGTCCTGGTGAAGGTCAAGGATGTCACAGAGGGGCGGTTTGACACTCCGCTGATCATCAACAGCAAAGATGAGATGGGGCTGTTATCCAGCAGGATTAACGCGATGACCTCAAGCCTGAATCACTATACCAACCAGCTGAAGCAGGCTGCCGATGAGAATAAGTCCGTTAAAGACCACTTGGAGTCCATTATCCAGCAGATTGCCGATGCCATTCATACCGTAGATTGGTCAGGCAGAGTTATCCAGGTGAACAAGGCTTTCGAAGATTTATACGGCTGGGAAAGCCATGAAATTATCGGCAAGAAGCTGGAGATCGTGCCCGATTTTCTGGAGGAAGAGGAGGCCAGGAACGTTCAGGCGCTGCGGCGCGGAGAACAGCTGCCTCCAACAGAAACCCTTCGTCTCCGGAGAGATGGCTCTCTGGTGGAAGTCAGCATCAGTACAGCTCCCGTCAAGGATGAGGACGGCCATATCATTTCCTTTATCAGCGTATCCCGGGACATGACCGAGCGGAACAAGATGGAGGAGCTTCTGCGGCGCTCCGAGAAGCTGACCACGGTTGGACAGCTTGCCGCAGGCGTCGCGCATGAAATACGCAATCCACTGACGACGCTGCGCGGATTTCTGCAGCTGCAGCGCGAGAATAATAGTTTCTCGCCGCAGCATAATGAAATTATGTTATCCGAGCTGGACCGGATCAACCTGATTGTCAGCGAGTTTCTGATTCTGGCCAAACCGCAAGCTACTCAGTTTCAGGTGAAAAACATTAGAAACATTCTGAATGATGTCATTTCGCTGCTCAGCAGCCAGGCTCATTTGTTTGGCATTGAATTCAAGTTTGAATTCGAGCCGGAGGTATATAAAGTCCACTGTGAAGAAAACCAGATGAAGCAGGTTTTTATCAACATTATTAAGAATGCGATTGAAGCCATGGAAGAAGGCGGAATCATTACGATTGAATTGTTCAGATTAAGCCGGGAAGAAGTCGGAATAACGATTTCGGACCAAGGTATTGGGATACCGAGCGAAAATTTGCCGAAACTGGGCGAGCCGTTTTTTACGAGCAAAGAGAACGGAACCGGTTTAGGTCTCATGATTAGCCAAGGTATCATTGAAGGACATAAGGGTATGATGGAAATATTCAGTAAAGAAGGCAAAGGGACTCGGGTTGACATCGTGTTGCCTTTGGCTGGGGAGCAAAACATCAATGACAAGGGGGAAGATCCCGGTGCGGATTAA